The segment GATGAAGAAACGCTTGCAAATATTGTTCAATTACTTAGAACTTATAATGCTTCTTATTTAATAGATGGTGATTGGGATTTTGCCTATACAGGACCCGCTACACATCCAATTTTGAATAACCTTGATCCACAAAAACGTGCCAAAAACGTTAAATTGGATAAACTACAGGCAATCGTCAAAATTTTAGTGCTTACTTCAGATAATATGGAAGAAGTTGAAGAACGGCTTAGCAATATGAATGTTGTGGTTCACTCCCACGGAAATGAGGGAATTTTAGACATAAGCCCAAACGGAATAGATAAGTGGAGTGGATTGCAACAATTGGGTGTGGAAGAAAAAGAATATATAGCATTCGGTAATGATGCGAATGATATTACAATGTTTCAACATGCAATGTATTCAGTTATGATTGGTGAAAGCTTACAATTAGCGCCGTTTTCATCTGAACAGTTGGTGTTAAGTGAAGATACAGAAAACATTTTAGCGCAAAGACTTAGCGAATTGGGAGATATACAAATAATTAATAAGTTGGTAAACCTATCATAAGAGGGAGAAGGGGGTTTCAGCAATGGATTGACGGTCTGCTTAACTATATCAAGGC is part of the Pueribacillus theae genome and harbors:
- a CDS encoding HAD-IIB family hydrolase — protein: MKFVFDLDGTICFKGQPISEKLLVALEKLVSQGHEVIFASARPIRDLLPVLHERFHQYPMIGGNGSMVAIKGKIISTISFDEETLANIVQLLRTYNASYLIDGDWDFAYTGPATHPILNNLDPQKRAKNVKLDKLQAIVKILVLTSDNMEEVEERLSNMNVVVHSHGNEGILDISPNGIDKWSGLQQLGVEEKEYIAFGNDANDITMFQHAMYSVMIGESLQLAPFSSEQLVLSEDTENILAQRLSELGDIQIINKLVNLS